From Pelotomaculum schinkii, one genomic window encodes:
- a CDS encoding IS4 family transposase — translation MDQDTTQSTFNQVLKQFPYDDFLRFIKDFGADKYIKKLFTIKLLYILIIAQISKIESLRELAGKVKNDLELQKLLKLDSISASQLSRRLRDIKSTFWADTFIAVSKTTLVKTAAYAHREPKENRIHIIDSSTISLCLNKFRWADFRKTKSGIKLHQRIQIQNGCSYPDKAILTPAKVSDKSQLDELVTTDPDVLNVFDRGYVDYKKWDEYCQAGIRFVTRLKEGALVDVIEHHKIAGTAMTESTVILGNPKTTRMKYQLRLIQTRDSEGNPIIILTNDFSMDTLEISEIYRLRWQVELFFKWLKQHLKIKRFFGTSDSAVYGQIWIALITYCLLMITRLTLPVKITLLDTMRLIADHLYNSYAALIEVLKKPPVRSSRGRRRNEHCESFNLLIKQIDVEGTEFLNTVDVELFYL, via the coding sequence ATGGATCAGGATACCACACAGTCCACATTTAATCAAGTTCTCAAACAGTTTCCCTACGATGATTTTTTAAGGTTTATTAAGGATTTCGGAGCCGATAAGTACATTAAAAAGCTTTTTACAATCAAGTTGCTCTACATCCTCATTATTGCTCAAATCAGTAAGATTGAATCATTAAGAGAACTGGCCGGTAAAGTAAAAAATGACCTTGAGTTGCAAAAATTATTAAAGCTTGACTCCATCAGCGCTTCGCAGCTATCAAGACGTTTAAGGGACATAAAAAGCACCTTTTGGGCTGATACATTTATTGCCGTTTCCAAAACAACGCTGGTAAAAACTGCTGCTTATGCTCACCGGGAACCCAAAGAAAACAGGATCCATATCATTGATTCCAGTACCATTTCATTATGTCTAAACAAATTTAGATGGGCGGATTTCCGAAAGACAAAATCCGGAATTAAGCTTCATCAACGGATACAAATCCAAAATGGATGCTCATATCCGGATAAAGCAATCCTTACGCCTGCTAAAGTCTCGGATAAGTCTCAGTTAGATGAGTTGGTAACAACCGATCCAGACGTCTTAAATGTTTTTGACCGGGGTTACGTGGATTACAAGAAATGGGACGAGTACTGCCAAGCCGGCATTAGATTTGTTACCAGGTTAAAAGAAGGCGCCCTGGTTGATGTTATTGAACATCACAAAATCGCCGGCACAGCTATGACTGAAAGTACAGTAATATTGGGTAATCCCAAAACCACCAGAATGAAATATCAATTAAGGTTGATTCAAACCCGGGACAGTGAAGGAAACCCAATTATTATTCTAACAAACGATTTTAGCATGGACACTCTTGAGATTTCAGAAATATACCGGTTGAGATGGCAAGTGGAGCTGTTTTTTAAATGGCTAAAACAACACCTTAAGATAAAAAGGTTCTTTGGTACTAGTGATAGTGCTGTATACGGCCAGATATGGATAGCCCTTATAACGTATTGCTTGCTGATGATAACACGCCTGACCTTGCCTGTGAAAATAACTCTATTGGATACCATGCGTCTTATTGCCGACCACCTCTATAATTCCTATGCTGCCTTAATTGAGGTTCTGAAAAAGCCTCCGGTCAGATCATCCCGTGGCAGGCGAAGAAATGAGCATTGTGAAAGCTTTAATCTGTTGATAAAACAAATTGATGTTGAGGGTACTGAGTTCTTAAATACCGTTGATGTAGAGCTATTTTACTTATAG
- a CDS encoding cysteine desulfurase family protein, producing MRLGCMKSRSLHGSSHLSSIEHHAVLNSCTFLEDMGYPVDYLPVTNKGIMMSETLQSVIADDTCLISVMLANNEIGTIQDIRTLADIAHLHGALFHSDAVQAVGHIPVDVNTLGVDMLSASAHKFNGLKGIGFLYVRSGTVLIPYISGGAQEGGKRAGTENIAGVVGMAAALQKNLANIKKNMAHKAALSEHLLNLLQDRNIDFILNGDDINRLPGNVNISIRGADGEAILHRMDLIGICISTGSACDSVNTQVSHVIRSIGVPPEYAEGTIRITFGNDNSIEDTVKIADALQAICK from the coding sequence ATGCGACTTGGCTGTATGAAAAGTCGCTCCCTACATGGGAGCTCACACTTATCCTCCATTGAACATCATGCGGTATTGAATTCATGTACCTTTCTGGAAGACATGGGGTATCCGGTGGATTATTTACCTGTTACCAACAAGGGGATTATGATGTCAGAAACCTTGCAAAGTGTAATCGCAGACGACACGTGTCTTATTTCTGTGATGCTGGCAAATAATGAAATCGGTACCATTCAGGATATTCGAACTCTTGCAGATATTGCGCATCTCCACGGTGCCCTGTTCCATAGCGATGCGGTGCAGGCAGTCGGGCATATACCGGTAGATGTAAATACTCTGGGTGTTGACATGCTGTCAGCATCTGCTCATAAATTTAATGGGCTGAAAGGCATTGGCTTCCTGTACGTACGCAGTGGCACGGTTCTTATCCCCTATATTTCTGGAGGCGCACAGGAAGGTGGTAAACGTGCCGGTACGGAAAACATAGCAGGTGTGGTAGGAATGGCAGCCGCTCTTCAAAAGAATTTGGCGAACATAAAGAAAAATATGGCACACAAAGCTGCTCTTTCGGAACATCTGCTAAATCTGCTTCAAGACAGAAATATTGATTTTATCCTGAACGGTGATGATATAAATCGCTTACCGGGCAATGTCAACATTTCTATCCGAGGTGCAGACGGGGAAGCAATACTGCACCGCATGGACTTGATCGGAATTTGCATCTCAACTGGTTCTGCCTGTGATTCGGTTAACACACAAGTATCACATGTAATACGGTCAATTGGAGTTCCTCCAGAATATGCAGAAGGAACAATCAGAATAACATTTGGCAATGATAATTCTATTGAGGATACAGTGAAAATAGCAGATGCACTTCAAGCTATCTGCAAATGA
- the cas2 gene encoding CRISPR-associated endonuclease Cas2: MERDARLYDVNTQTAVGRKRLRQVAKQCVNYGQRVQNSVFECVLDMAKFREIQHKLEKIIDTEKDSLRFYLLGNNYKNKVEHVGAKASFDVEDTLII, encoded by the coding sequence ATGGAACGCGACGCCCGGCTATATGACGTAAATACTCAAACAGCGGTGGGGAGAAAGCGGCTGCGTCAAGTTGCCAAGCAATGTGTGAACTATGGGCAGCGTGTTCAGAATTCGGTCTTTGAATGCGTGTTGGATATGGCTAAGTTCCGCGAGATTCAGCATAAGCTGGAGAAAATTATTGATACGGAGAAGGATAGCCTGAGGTTTTATTTGCTGGGAAATAATTACAAGAACAAGGTTGAGCATGTGGGTGCAAAAGCTTCTTTTGATGTTGAGGATACCTTGATTATTTAG
- a CDS encoding AAA family ATPase produces the protein MKRLIFINGTMGVGKTSTCKELLGLLQPSVFLDGDWCWCMNPFRVTDETKQMVENNICFLLNSFLSCTEYENVIFCWVMHQESIINNLLEKLNFTNIEVYKFTLSVSKEALTQRLKRAIENGERTSDVLQRSLDRLPLYQEMNTTHIDVSNISPVQAAKKIVELVGN, from the coding sequence ATGAAAAGATTAATTTTTATCAATGGAACAATGGGGGTTGGGAAAACATCTACATGCAAAGAACTTCTCGGTTTACTACAACCAAGTGTGTTTTTAGATGGCGATTGGTGTTGGTGTATGAATCCCTTTCGAGTTACTGATGAAACGAAACAGATGGTAGAAAACAATATTTGCTTTTTGCTAAACAGCTTTCTTTCTTGTACGGAATATGAAAATGTTATATTTTGTTGGGTTATGCATCAGGAATCGATAATAAACAACTTGTTGGAAAAGCTGAATTTTACAAATATTGAAGTATACAAATTCACGCTGTCCGTTTCGAAAGAAGCGCTTACGCAAAGGCTAAAAAGGGCTATTGAAAATGGTGAAAGAACGTCCGATGTTTTGCAAAGAAGTCTGGATAGACTTCCACTATATCAAGAGATGAATACTACACATATTGACGTAAGTAATATTTCACCAGTTCAAGCTGCCAAGAAAATAGTAGAGTTGGTTGGTAATTAG
- a CDS encoding class I SAM-dependent methyltransferase, with the protein MNEMPEEMKTFFNTRADIYDTQQIKNIDGGEKCYHEIAQHIPSHTKTLLDLGCGTGLELESIFTKFPEIEVTGIDFADKMLGKLAAKYSKYSINLINSSYFTVDMGTQKYDAVISVMSFHHFTHSQKLKLYTNVFRCLKDDGVFIECDYMIGSNDSNIEAQFLSEREKLIMDYNLTENFYHYDIPFTIKHEMSLLTESGFKSVKKIWGIENTIMILSTK; encoded by the coding sequence ATGAATGAAATGCCAGAAGAAATGAAAACATTTTTTAACACACGAGCAGATATATATGACACTCAACAGATTAAAAATATTGATGGAGGGGAAAAATGCTATCACGAAATAGCCCAACATATTCCCTCTCATACAAAAACATTATTGGATTTAGGATGCGGAACTGGATTGGAATTAGAATCCATTTTTACAAAGTTTCCTGAAATAGAAGTAACGGGTATTGATTTCGCGGACAAAATGCTGGGGAAACTGGCTGCAAAATATTCAAAGTATTCGATCAATCTAATAAATAGCAGTTATTTTACCGTTGATATGGGTACACAAAAATATGATGCAGTGATATCGGTTATGTCTTTTCATCATTTTACGCATTCGCAGAAACTGAAGCTCTACACCAACGTTTTCCGCTGCCTAAAAGACGATGGCGTTTTTATTGAATGTGATTATATGATTGGTTCCAATGATAGCAATATAGAGGCGCAATTTTTATCGGAAAGAGAAAAGCTTATAATGGATTACAATCTCACGGAAAATTTCTATCACTATGACATTCCTTTTACGATAAAACATGAAATGTCATTATTAACGGAATCCGGGTTTAAGTCGGTCAAAAAAATATGGGGCATTGAGAACACGATTATGATTCTATCAACTAAATAG
- a CDS encoding TetR/AcrR family transcriptional regulator → MPPKPTISKEAILNAAISLVREQGMESVNARSIAFLLNCSTKPLFRVYENMEELKQDVIVQLDIYYNSFMEDRMNDKNRLLTQGIAYIEFARQEKNIFNTLFMNKNCAGKSIEEILDADWNQSSIMNAKEITGLSLENARSLFRDVWLYSHGIATQIVSDDINLPHEEVVQLIKNAFKRFSIVIKENEYE, encoded by the coding sequence ATGCCGCCAAAACCAACAATTAGTAAAGAGGCTATTCTAAATGCTGCTATTTCTTTAGTGCGAGAACAGGGTATGGAAAGTGTTAATGCCAGAAGTATCGCTTTTCTCTTGAACTGTTCGACTAAACCTTTGTTTCGTGTTTATGAAAATATGGAAGAGTTAAAGCAAGATGTAATTGTCCAGCTTGATATATATTACAATTCTTTTATGGAAGATCGTATGAATGATAAGAATAGATTATTGACACAAGGAATTGCCTATATTGAGTTTGCAAGACAAGAAAAAAACATATTTAACACTCTTTTTATGAACAAAAACTGTGCAGGAAAAAGTATTGAAGAAATACTTGATGCCGATTGGAACCAATCTTCAATTATGAATGCCAAGGAAATAACTGGCCTTAGTTTGGAGAACGCACGAAGTTTATTTAGAGATGTATGGCTTTATTCGCACGGAATTGCAACTCAAATTGTATCAGATGATATAAATTTGCCACATGAAGAAGTAGTTCAACTTATAAAAAATGCTTTTAAACGATTTTCTATCGTAATAAAGGAGAATGAATATGAATGA
- a CDS encoding relaxase/mobilization nuclease domain-containing protein, producing MATTRLIIHHISKGETIAQSLADRFDYGQNPEKTQQGELISSYQCDAETADAEFLLSKAKYKAITGREQKKDADILCYQIRQSFVPGEITPEEANRIGYETAMRWTKGNYAFFVATHVDRKHFHNHIYYNSTALDCTRKFNNFWGSSFALRRLSDRICIENGLSYIAHPKLKSKGKYKHYGQWLDGNKPLTFQERLKTQIDICLSEKPTSMEEFFHAMEAAGYEVKQGRGGTVSFRAEGQERFTRLRSSTLGKGYGLEDIQAIIEGRASPSGGRFEPRRVNLIIDIQSRMRAGKGPAYERWAKVFNLKQMAATLQYLQENNLLEYSQLAEKTAQAADRFHTLSDKIKTIEGAANTNADLMVAMVDYAKTRAVFEGYKAAKYSQKYYAEHEGDITLHRAAQATFKRILSGAKLPKMDALKAERQRLTAEKNAAYQEYRAAKKSMQELITAKANIDHLLGLTDTQKNKEMER from the coding sequence ATGGCAACCACGCGCCTGATCATTCATCACATTAGCAAGGGAGAAACCATTGCACAATCCCTTGCTGACCGTTTCGACTATGGGCAAAATCCTGAAAAAACACAGCAGGGTGAATTGATTTCCTCTTATCAGTGCGACGCGGAAACTGCCGACGCAGAATTTTTACTTTCCAAAGCTAAGTACAAAGCGATCACCGGACGGGAGCAAAAAAAAGATGCCGATATTTTGTGTTATCAAATCCGGCAATCCTTTGTTCCCGGAGAGATCACGCCAGAAGAAGCCAACCGGATTGGCTATGAAACGGCTATGCGCTGGACAAAAGGCAACTATGCTTTTTTTGTTGCCACGCATGTAGACCGCAAACACTTTCATAATCACATTTACTACAATTCCACCGCCCTTGACTGCACAAGAAAATTCAATAATTTTTGGGGTTCCAGCTTTGCCCTCCGACGGCTTTCTGACCGGATATGTATTGAAAATGGATTATCCTATATCGCCCATCCAAAGCTAAAAAGCAAGGGAAAATACAAGCATTACGGGCAATGGCTTGACGGTAATAAGCCGCTGACATTTCAGGAACGGTTAAAAACACAGATTGACATTTGCCTTTCTGAAAAGCCTACCAGCATGGAAGAATTTTTTCATGCTATGGAAGCTGCCGGCTATGAAGTCAAACAGGGGCGCGGCGGTACGGTCAGCTTTCGGGCTGAGGGGCAAGAACGGTTTACCCGGCTCCGATCCTCCACACTTGGCAAGGGCTATGGACTGGAAGATATACAGGCTATTATCGAGGGCCGGGCCTCTCCATCAGGGGGGCGCTTCGAGCCGCGCAGGGTCAATCTGATTATTGATATTCAATCCAGAATGAGGGCTGGAAAAGGCCCGGCTTACGAGCGGTGGGCCAAGGTGTTCAATCTCAAACAAATGGCGGCAACACTCCAATATTTGCAGGAAAATAATCTCCTGGAATATTCACAGCTTGCCGAAAAAACGGCACAAGCCGCAGACCGTTTCCATACTCTTTCAGATAAAATAAAAACTATTGAAGGCGCGGCGAACACCAATGCGGATTTAATGGTGGCAATGGTTGACTATGCAAAGACCCGCGCTGTGTTTGAGGGCTACAAGGCCGCGAAGTACAGCCAGAAATATTATGCGGAGCATGAGGGCGACATTACATTGCACCGGGCGGCACAGGCTACTTTCAAGCGTATTCTTTCCGGGGCGAAGCTCCCGAAGATGGACGCGCTCAAAGCGGAAAGGCAACGGCTGACGGCTGAAAAAAATGCCGCATACCAGGAGTACCGGGCGGCAAAAAAGAGTATGCAGGAGCTTATTACAGCAAAGGCCAATATTGACCATCTGCTCGGTCTGACGGATACGCAGAAAAATAAGGAAATGGAGCGATAG
- a CDS encoding CD1845 family protein — protein sequence MKIIFKIIAIPFIIALSITVAFLYFIFCVSEWICTVAAVILAALGVLIFITGGPTLNGVAMLILGFLISPLGLRAVIEWFIDRLADLNCFLKDYVMG from the coding sequence ATGAAGATTATTTTTAAAATCATTGCGATACCATTTATTATTGCATTAAGCATCACCGTCGCATTTCTGTATTTTATCTTCTGTGTTTCTGAATGGATTTGTACGGTTGCCGCCGTTATTCTTGCTGCCTTGGGAGTTTTAATATTTATCACGGGAGGCCCAACCCTTAACGGCGTGGCAATGCTCATATTAGGCTTCCTGATTTCCCCTCTTGGCCTCCGGGCTGTAATCGAGTGGTTCATCGACAGGCTGGCCGACCTGAATTGTTTCCTGAAAGATTACGTGATGGGATAA
- a CDS encoding helix-turn-helix domain-containing protein translates to MEYGTIKIKLNELIEKEGISKNKLSHKAEMQRSQINHYCNNSISRLDIDVLARICTVLNCEIGDLLEFVPPEK, encoded by the coding sequence ATGGAATACGGAACGATAAAAATAAAGCTGAATGAGCTGATTGAAAAAGAGGGCATCAGCAAAAACAAATTGAGCCATAAGGCAGAAATGCAGCGTTCCCAAATCAATCATTACTGCAACAACAGCATAAGCAGATTGGACATAGATGTATTGGCTCGGATATGCACGGTGTTGAACTGTGAGATTGGCGATCTGCTGGAATTTGTACCGCCGGAAAAGTGA
- a CDS encoding plasmid mobilization protein gives MSAHKRKRGIHLHVMVSEDELDTIHQRMAEAGITNAGAYIRKMALNGYVLNVDLAPVRELVSLQRRCANNLNQVAIHANTYGVYPSEIAALQKDYAELWGRVSDVLKQLTAVVEL, from the coding sequence GTGAGCGCCCATAAGCGCAAGCGCGGGATTCATCTGCATGTCATGGTATCGGAGGATGAATTGGATACCATTCATCAGCGTATGGCCGAGGCCGGGATAACCAATGCCGGGGCCTATATCCGAAAAATGGCCCTGAACGGTTATGTCCTGAACGTTGACCTTGCCCCTGTCCGGGAACTTGTTTCCTTGCAACGCAGGTGCGCGAATAATCTCAATCAGGTTGCCATTCATGCCAATACCTACGGTGTTTACCCGTCCGAGATTGCGGCTCTGCAAAAAGATTATGCAGAGTTGTGGGGCCGGGTATCCGACGTTTTAAAACAGCTTACGGCAGTGGTGGAGCTATAA
- a CDS encoding DUF4316 domain-containing protein — MKKDNYLNNAELSTEQNCNMIDGIPNNTALPVLPSVPVPEEKPLDKVKEPPRRKRSRELER; from the coding sequence ATGAAAAAAGACAACTATCTGAACAATGCGGAACTTTCCACCGAACAGAACTGCAATATGATTGACGGTATCCCAAACAATACGGCCTTGCCGGTTCTTCCGTCTGTCCCTGTCCCAGAGGAAAAACCGCTGGACAAGGTAAAGGAACCGCCCCGACGCAAGCGGAGCCGGGAACTGGAACGGTGA
- a CDS encoding cysteine-rich VLP protein, with the protein MAKDQTEARELTRSERAAIRRLVVGMCANYDPEYGCLPLDCPCYMLNKWWTGAYCKYFQNAVLPLDSVLEAKLTGTNAAFSQKICPVCGAAFIPVTSQAYCSEACQYEGNRRKSRERMRKKRQNKRV; encoded by the coding sequence ATGGCAAAAGACCAGACGGAAGCCCGCGAACTGACCCGGAGCGAACGGGCGGCAATCCGCAGGCTGGTGGTTGGCATGTGCGCCAACTACGACCCGGAATACGGTTGTCTGCCGCTGGATTGCCCCTGCTATATGCTGAACAAATGGTGGACGGGCGCATACTGCAAGTATTTTCAAAACGCCGTCCTGCCGCTTGATTCCGTGCTGGAAGCGAAGCTGACGGGAACAAACGCAGCATTTTCCCAAAAGATTTGTCCGGTCTGCGGCGCGGCTTTTATTCCGGTCACAAGTCAGGCGTATTGTTCGGAGGCTTGCCAGTATGAGGGCAATCGCCGCAAGAGCCGGGAACGGATGCGAAAAAAGCGGCAAAACAAAAGGGTATAG
- a CDS encoding DUF4366 domain-containing protein — MKKFRKLAALCAVFALMFCFTTVAYASGGEEAPEVTEVPVPEATSEPNPFTPAGTGTVVNTATDEDGKQFYTITTPDENVFYLVIDLQRETDNVYFLNAVTEKDLLALAEKSGDAQENETVVTTPEPEDTPDSTATPESDTKPESQSNMGMLLLVLAVVVIGGGAGYYFKIYRPKHEQSDQEDDFDYSEEADLYDTEDMEQADELSAVDEEDQDGDGEA, encoded by the coding sequence ATGAAAAAATTTCGTAAGCTGGCGGCGCTCTGCGCCGTTTTTGCTCTGATGTTCTGCTTTACCACCGTGGCCTATGCCAGCGGCGGGGAGGAAGCCCCGGAAGTGACAGAAGTTCCTGTCCCGGAGGCGACGAGTGAACCCAATCCCTTTACCCCTGCCGGAACCGGCACGGTAGTCAATACCGCCACCGACGAGGACGGCAAGCAGTTTTATACCATCACCACCCCCGATGAAAATGTATTTTACCTTGTGATTGACCTGCAACGGGAAACGGATAATGTGTATTTCCTGAACGCCGTTACGGAAAAAGACCTGCTGGCTCTTGCCGAAAAGTCCGGCGATGCACAAGAAAACGAAACGGTTGTAACTACCCCGGAGCCGGAAGATACGCCTGATAGCACAGCCACCCCGGAAAGCGATACAAAGCCGGAATCCCAAAGCAATATGGGGATGCTCCTGCTGGTGCTGGCTGTCGTAGTGATCGGAGGCGGAGCCGGATATTACTTTAAGATTTACCGCCCGAAGCACGAGCAATCTGATCAAGAGGATGATTTTGATTACAGTGAGGAAGCTGATCTTTATGATACGGAGGATATGGAGCAGGCCGACGAGCTTTCGGCGGTGGATGAGGAAGATCAGGACGGGGACGGTGAAGCATGA
- a CDS encoding DUF4315 family protein, with the protein MNAKIERVNKDIDKTKEKISEFQAKLRELEKQKTELENTEIVEAVRGMDIPMTDLPAILKALREQNGAPFTSGQLGPKSTNTEKEETEA; encoded by the coding sequence TTGAACGCAAAAATTGAGCGCGTCAATAAAGACATTGATAAAACTAAGGAAAAAATCAGTGAGTTTCAGGCCAAGCTGCGGGAACTGGAAAAGCAGAAAACCGAGCTTGAAAATACGGAAATTGTGGAGGCGGTACGCGGTATGGATATTCCGATGACAGACCTCCCGGCCATCTTAAAGGCGCTTCGTGAGCAGAACGGAGCGCCTTTTACTTCGGGCCAACTTGGCCCGAAGTCCACCAATACGGAGAAGGAGGAAACCGAAGCATGA
- a CDS encoding C40 family peptidase: protein MRSDDTPPHRDGSGSEEKASGSSGKKAARDAEKLNQSKFRAERSGEKLNASREKLAAQKPPKKPGPVKTAGRAARFQAWRYVHGKIHEVERENVGTEAAHRTELAGETAVRGTTRFIKHRVRTHPARQVRKWERRDIRAKADFQYRTMVQEHPELKSNPVSRFWQKRRLKKQYAKQAREAAKHGKQAVKFTEKIARTVTAFVKRNPKILLIGLVLFLLIIILQSCVASLATIGNGLIGAIGGTSYVSSDSDIEAVEASYTGLEKDLREKLSRIESDYPGYDEYRYSVDEIGHDPFELASYLTAKFGEYTPEKVQAELQSLFRQQYSLTVTRTVEVRYRTETRTDTWTDENGNTHHDTYTVEVPYNYYILNVSLKNKSLGTVAAANLDTEQQARYAVYQKTQGNRPKLFEGNIYAHPGEYTDYDVPPEALADPDFAALIGEAEKYLGYPYVWGGSSPSTSFDCSGFVCYVLDKSGVYPMSRTTAQGIFNQCAKIRPAEAKPGDIIFFTGTYDSSGAVSHVGIYVGDNMMLHCASGGVQYARMDTKYWTEHFYAFGRLSG, encoded by the coding sequence CTGCGAAGCGATGATACGCCGCCCCATAGGGACGGCTCCGGTTCGGAAGAAAAAGCATCCGGTTCGTCCGGCAAAAAGGCGGCGCGGGACGCTGAAAAGCTGAATCAATCCAAGTTTCGCGCGGAACGAAGCGGGGAAAAGCTGAACGCCTCCCGTGAGAAGTTAGCGGCACAAAAGCCGCCAAAGAAGCCCGGCCCGGTGAAAACCGCAGGCCGGGCGGCGCGTTTTCAGGCATGGCGGTATGTGCATGGAAAAATCCATGAAGTAGAACGTGAAAATGTAGGGACAGAGGCCGCGCACCGAACGGAGCTTGCCGGGGAAACGGCTGTCCGTGGTACGACCCGCTTTATAAAGCACCGCGTCCGTACCCACCCTGCCCGGCAAGTCCGAAAATGGGAACGGCGGGACATCCGGGCAAAGGCAGATTTTCAGTACCGCACGATGGTACAGGAGCACCCGGAGCTAAAGAGCAATCCCGTTTCCCGCTTCTGGCAAAAGCGGAGGCTGAAAAAGCAATATGCCAAGCAGGCACGGGAGGCGGCAAAGCACGGTAAGCAAGCGGTGAAGTTTACGGAGAAAATAGCCCGGACGGTTACGGCCTTTGTGAAACGGAACCCGAAAATCCTGCTAATCGGGCTGGTGCTGTTTTTGCTGATTATCATCCTGCAATCCTGCGTGGCCTCTCTTGCCACCATCGGGAACGGATTGATCGGCGCTATCGGCGGCACGTCCTATGTATCATCGGACAGTGACATTGAAGCGGTGGAAGCAAGCTATACCGGGCTGGAAAAGGATTTGCGGGAAAAGCTGTCACGCATAGAAAGCGACTATCCCGGTTATGACGAATACCGTTATTCCGTGGATGAAATCGGGCATGACCCCTTTGAACTGGCCTCCTACCTGACCGCCAAGTTTGGAGAATACACCCCGGAAAAGGTACAGGCTGAATTGCAATCACTTTTCCGTCAGCAATATTCCCTGACCGTCACAAGAACTGTGGAGGTACGCTACCGCACCGAAACCCGGACGGACACATGGACGGACGAGAACGGCAATACCCATCACGATACCTATACCGTAGAGGTTCCTTACAACTATTACATTCTGAACGTCAGCCTAAAAAACAAGTCATTAGGCACGGTTGCCGCCGCGAATCTGGATACGGAGCAACAGGCGCGGTACGCCGTCTATCAGAAAACCCAAGGCAACCGCCCCAAGCTCTTTGAGGGCAATATTTACGCCCACCCCGGAGAATACACCGATTACGACGTACCGCCGGAGGCCCTTGCAGACCCGGATTTTGCCGCGCTGATCGGGGAGGCCGAGAAGTATTTGGGCTACCCCTACGTTTGGGGCGGCTCCAGCCCCTCCACATCCTTCGACTGTTCGGGCTTCGTCTGCTATGTGCTGGACAAATCCGGCGTATATCCCATGAGCCGGACAACGGCGCAGGGCATTTTCAACCAATGCGCAAAGATCCGCCCTGCCGAAGCCAAGCCCGGCGACATTATCTTTTTTACCGGAACCTATGACAGCTCCGGGGCAGTGTCCCACGTCGGCATCTATGTGGGCGATAACATGATGCTCCACTGTGCCAGCGGCGGCGTACAGTATGCCCGGATGGACACCAAGTATTGGACGGAACACTTTTATGCGTTCGGCAGATTATCAGGTTAA